The segment ACCAAACGTGCAACGGCACTTGAGCGGATTTCGCCACCGGCCCCATAAATACTAAAATCGCCAACAAAGCTGCCAAACCGGCGCTGACATAGCCCGATTCTACAAAAGCGTGTAGATGGGCTCCCATAACATCAAACTCAAAGCTGCCGGTAGCCCAATAAAGACCGAGAATTCCCAGCAGCAATCCAAAGTCGCCTACCCGGTTGACAACAAACGCCTTTTGACAAGCGTCTGCTGCTGCCTTGCGATCGTACCAAAAGCCAATCAGCAAGTAGGAACACATCCCGACGAGTTCCCAGAAGATATAAACCTGCACCAAGTTTGGGCTAATTACCAAACCCAACATCGATGCGCTAAATAGGCTCAGGTAGGCGTAGAAGCGTACATAACCAGGGTCGTGAGCCATGTAGCCATCTGTATAGACCATGACCAGGAAGGCTACCGTCGTCACGATTACTAACATCAGGGCTGTCAGATGATCGATCGTATAGCCCATTTGGAGATGAAAATTACCAGCCGACGCCCATTCCAGGGTGCGGATATAGGGTTCGTGGCCTTTAAATTGACTCCAGAGCAAAGCAAAGGATAGAACCATTGCCGCTCCCAGCAGGGAGACTATAAACACGGCATTCAACTGCCGCAACTGGTTCGTAAATTTATTAAACGAAATCAGCCCGATGCCGACTAACATCGCCCCGAAAAGGGGCAGGACGGGTATTAGCCAAGCATACTGATAGATCGGTTCCATCACTAATGCCTACTTTAAAGTTGTTCGTTCAAGGGACAGCAAAACCGTTAACAATTGTGACACACATCTTCGCCTTCTCTGGTTCCATAAAATACCCCACCCAGATTAATCTGGGTGGGGTGGTGAAGAACTTGCCCTGGCTTTGTGGGGGAGGGGGTAAGGGGCAAGCAGCAATCGCTTGCCCCTGGCCCCTTCCCCAAGCTATGCGGAATAACTTTGATATTCGATCGGCTCTAAGCGTTGGCGTTTGCTACGGTCTGCATAACCCAGGCAAATGGAATCCAATGCCGCAGAAAGGTCATCCCGACCTTGGAAACGATCGAGACGATACGCAATCAGGCCGTCTTCAAACAAAATCAGGGTTGGCAAAGTTGTCAGTTGATAACTATGAGCCAGTTTAAAATTATCGTCAGCATTAATACTTACTAGCTTGACGTTTTGGCCGCATTTTGCCTGAAACCGAATTAATTGGGGGCTAATCATTCGACACAAACCACACCAGGGAGCCGAAAAATGAACTAGCACCGGAATGGGAGATTTTAAAACTTCTTGTGTAAACGTCCGTTCGTTAACCGACAGCAGCATGATCCCTCAAGCTAAGGTTTATATGGGTTTGATATGGCGTTGGGATCATGTTACATCGATTCGGGATCGTGTGGCTTATTGGTAGATTTTAGATTTTGGATTTTGGATTTTGGATTTTGGATTGGTAAATCTCACCTGCTGCCCTCTAGCCCCCTCCCCCATGCCCATTTTGACTTTTGACTTTTGAATGAGTGACTTTTGACTTTTGACTTCCCTAGCCCCTAGCCCCTACTAAAAGCGAACGCTAGCAGTAACCCTCATTAAAAGTGGGTGAGCCCACCACAACAGCAGCACAAAAACACCTAAACCCAGGTAAGCTGGCCGAATAAACTCCCGCCATACAAACGTTTGACGCCCTTGGAGCATAGCGAGAAAGGGAATAACAGAAGTGCGAGCTTTCACCGCTTCAAAGGCTTCGCCATAACGAGACTGAAGGCGATAATCGCCATGCCAGACGCCAAACAAATGATGCAGAATCAAGCCAATTGACGTGACTGCGGTAAAAGTGGTACCAATCCAGAGTGTGTGAGCGATGCACCAGATTACCTGTCCCACCATCTGAGGATGTCTGGTGATGCGAATAATGCCAGTTTCGTAGAGATGAACTTGAGGTTTTTCGATCGCAGCAATTTCCAGCAGGTTAAATGTAGCAGGATAGAGAAACAGGAAAGACACAGCTGACAACACCCATACCAAGGGTTGCACTGCCGGTATATCCTGAACTTGCCATAGTTGCAAGCCATCGTACCGATGGTTAAAAAAGTAAAGGATTGTTACGACAGCTAGCGGCAGACTAACCAGAGCAAACAGAATGCGGTAAGCCCTGGGGCCAATCTGTTTTTCACCCCACGGACGGAGGGCAGCTAAACCGCTGTGAGCGATCGCAAAACCCAAAAGCAACCCCAGAATAGCGAAATGGCTGGGAGTCAGCCAAGCAAATAACATCATAAATACTTAAGAAATTTCACTTCGATCGATTACCCCACAGTTCGTGCCACAAATATTCTCAGTGGAAACGATCCCTCGTTATGTTAATTTCGATTTCAGCAGAGGCATCACAACAATAATTCGCTCTAAGCGCTTTTTCAAAGCCCAGACAGTCATAGTTTTTTCGCTCAAGGCTCCTTCCACCTTTACAGGTAAGCCAGTTATGTCTGACCTTCCTTTCACTTTAGATCAGTTGCGTATTCTTAAGGCGATCGCCGCCGAGGGAAGCTTCAAACGCGCTGCCGACAGTCTTTATGTCTCGCAACCCGCCGTCAGCTTGCAGGTGCAAAACTTAGAGCGGCAGTTGGATGTGCCGTTATTCGACCGAGGGGGGCGACGGGCACAACTGACAGAAGCCGGTCATCTCCTGCTCAGCTATGGCGAAAGAATAATATCACTTTGTGAAGAAACTTGTCGCGCGATCGAAGATCTGCAAAACCTTCAGGGTGGCACCTTAATTGTAGGAGCCAGTCAAACCACCGGGACATATCTCCTGCCCCGCATGATTGGCTTATTCCGGCAAAAATACCCGGATGTATCCGTGCAATTGCACGTTCACTCCACACGGCGTACAGCATGGAGTGTGGCGAACGGACAAGTAGATCTCGCTATTATTGGAGGGGAAATTCCTTCGGAACTGGTAGAAGCTTTGGAAATAAAGCCTTACCTAGAAGATGAGTTGGCACTAATTTTGCCTGTAGTTCATCCCTTTGCTAAAGTCGATATCATCCAAAAAGATGACCTCTACAAGCTACAATTTATAGCTTTAGACTCCCAATCGACCATTCGTAAGGTGATTGACCAGGTACTGACGCGCTGGGGCATCGATACTCGCCGTCTAAAAGTCGAAATGGAATTAAATTCGATTGAGGCAATTAAAAATGCCGTCCAGTC is part of the Argonema galeatum A003/A1 genome and harbors:
- a CDS encoding thioredoxin family protein — its product is MLLSVNERTFTQEVLKSPIPVLVHFSAPWCGLCRMISPQLIRFQAKCGQNVKLVSINADDNFKLAHSYQLTTLPTLILFEDGLIAYRLDRFQGRDDLSAALDSICLGYADRSKRQRLEPIEYQSYSA
- a CDS encoding NnrU family protein yields the protein MLFAWLTPSHFAILGLLLGFAIAHSGLAALRPWGEKQIGPRAYRILFALVSLPLAVVTILYFFNHRYDGLQLWQVQDIPAVQPLVWVLSAVSFLFLYPATFNLLEIAAIEKPQVHLYETGIIRITRHPQMVGQVIWCIAHTLWIGTTFTAVTSIGLILHHLFGVWHGDYRLQSRYGEAFEAVKARTSVIPFLAMLQGRQTFVWREFIRPAYLGLGVFVLLLWWAHPLLMRVTASVRF
- a CDS encoding LysR family transcriptional regulator, with the translated sequence MSDLPFTLDQLRILKAIAAEGSFKRAADSLYVSQPAVSLQVQNLERQLDVPLFDRGGRRAQLTEAGHLLLSYGERIISLCEETCRAIEDLQNLQGGTLIVGASQTTGTYLLPRMIGLFRQKYPDVSVQLHVHSTRRTAWSVANGQVDLAIIGGEIPSELVEALEIKPYLEDELALILPVVHPFAKVDIIQKDDLYKLQFIALDSQSTIRKVIDQVLTRWGIDTRRLKVEMELNSIEAIKNAVQSGLGAAFVSISAIEKELQMGFLHRATIEDVVVKRMLSVIASPNRYRSKAAEAFSREILPLFANPGWGKDILETPSVIGYSHKATAGEPHKSVSTNGS